A region of Zeugodacus cucurbitae isolate PBARC_wt_2022May chromosome 5, idZeuCucr1.2, whole genome shotgun sequence DNA encodes the following proteins:
- the LOC105212686 gene encoding selenoprotein BthD has product MPPKKKSKKQRDIDWAADANFDKNRSMIYIEHTLECPIFTTKAEEFGAYVAQEVPNRIIQLIRNHNGKVAPREGAFEIGFSQNARTSVHQLWSGIDKGPPRRDKFPPEYESLMQEIHKILKKFYPDVIEKNPLEGLEDDDAAPAYD; this is encoded by the coding sequence ATGCCTCCAAAGAAGAAGTCAAAGAAGCAGCGCGATATCGATTGGGCGGCCGACGCCAACTTTGACAAAAACCGTTCGATGATCTACATCGAACACACGTTAGAATGTCCGATATTTACGACAAAAGCTGAGGAATTCGGCGCTTATGTCGCCCAAGAGGTGCCCAATCGCATCATACAGCTGATACGCAACCATAACGGCAAAGTGGCGCCTAGGGAAGGTGCTTTCGAGATTGGATTTTCGCAGAATGCGCGCACCTCCGTGCATCAGCTCTGGTCCGGCATTGATAAGGGACCACCAAGGCGTGACAAATTCCCTCCGGAGTACGAGTCACTCATGCAAGAAATACACAAAATCTTGAAGAAATTCTATCCAGACGTCATAGAAAAGAACCCCTTGGAAGGTTTGGAGGATGATGACGCAGCGCCAGCGTATGACTGA